The following is a genomic window from Butyricimonas faecihominis.
TTGTATCGGCAATTATCAGAAGAAAGAAGTTCAGGTGGGAGATATTAGTGTCGAGTTTTACTATTTCTCTGATCACGAGGAATTTTTTGAAGGATTTACCCTTCTTGGTAAAGAGATGTTGGTTAAAGAGTTGAGGAGTATACAGGAGCGAATGGAATCGGGTTTCGGGAGAAATTACCCATTTCATAAGTTGATGTTAGTGGAAAGTCCCCTTTCTTTTGTTTCTTTCCTGCAATTTTGGAAGACAGGTAGTGATTTTGTGCAGCCTGAAATGGTGTTCTTTAATGAACGGGGTGCAACACTTCCCGGATATGTTCCGCTATACAGGTGGAAGGCGATGATTGAAGCGAGAGAGGGACCTCTTGATGATTCGGAGAAAATTTATGGGGTTGAAAGGATGAGGCTACTTGCTTGTGGAATGTTGCTTCAGCAGGGAATGTATAGTATTTTACCCATGTATTATGATTACACGAGTTTTTTGTCCTCTGCTACCTATCCCGCTATAAATATGTTGTTAAGTGAAGCCTTTGCCTTGAAAGGACGTTTGACCGTGGGGAGATCCTTGGTAAGACCGAGTGATATAGAGGTGGTAGAATGTTTGAAAAAGAAAAGTTTACGGGAAATTCTTTCCGATGATTCTCTGTCGGATAAGCTACGGGTAGAGATTTTTAAATTGCAGGGAAAGAATCTGGCTTCCATCCTGTCTGCTTTTGTGAATCCTGATGAATTATATCGTTTTTCAGAAAGAATAGCTTCTCGTTTCCAGTTTGATGAAATTACCTTCGACCGGTTTGCGGAAGATTTTCAATTGGAGTTGGGACTTGATTTAATACCCATTTTAGATCGGGTGTACCAGACTGTTGGATTAGCAATTTTGGATGTGAGGGATATTCGGGTGGAACAAGTTGTTACAGAGGGGTACCCCCGCTATTTGCTCTCTTTTAAAGTTCGGAACATTTCGGATGTCGATGGGGTAATCACGTGTGTTGCCGATAATCAGACGATTGAAGAATTGCGGGATGTATATAAAAATGCGATACCTCCGGATTTGGATGCATCCTTAAAGGTACAAGATTACGTGATTGCGGCGGGAGCATGTAAAGAGGTAAAATTTATCATGTATGGGGATTGTGGGTATATAAGTACGAATTTGTCAGCCAATCTTCCTCGTGAATATTATATTGAAGTCGTGAGGGAGGGTATTTCTAAGACGTGTGACCAGTGCGAAGGAATTTTTGATATAGATAGTAATTTATTCCATGAGCCGGGGGTGATTATTGTTGATAATGCGAGTTCCCAGTTTCAACTGGTAGATTCCGGTCAACCTAAGAGATTGCCTTTTTTTGCAAAAGAGCAGAAAAAAGTGTATAAAATGGTGTTCGACAATGTGGAATGGACGGAGATCATCACTTCGACAAGTTATGGTATACCCGTTCAGAGTGCTTTCTGTAAGTTGGCAGGGGAAGGCAATGGTAAGGCAATTTGGACCGTGAATGTTCAAAAGGCCGGAAAATATGAAGTATTCTTTTATCATCAGTTTTTGTCCATGACAGGACCTCCGGTTAGTTCTGTATTTACGGGTTCTCTATTACATTATAGAATATGTAATGAAGTGCTGGATGAAAACGTGGTCGTGGAAGCGGATCTCGTACCCGAAGGGTGGGTCTCTTTGGGAAAATTTGACTTTTCAGTTGGAGAAGTTCAGGTTATACTTGATGATCGGGGGGGAAATATTAGAATGGATGCGGAAGATCAAAATCTGAACGTGATTGTATCCTCCACGGAACAATCGTTACCTAAACAACAACTGATCATTGCCGATGCCGTGAAACTGGTGCGTGTGAAGGAGTAGTTTGTTATTTAGGATTTGAAACCTGTTATATTTTTCGTAATTTTGGAGAATCATTTAAAACTACAAGAATTATGAGAAAGTCATTTTTATTTTTAGCGGATGGTTTTGAAGAGGTAGAAGCTCTCGGGGTAGTGGATGTTTTACGTCGGGGAACGATCGAAGTGAAAACGGTTTCTATTTCCGATAAGAAAGAGGTTACAGGTGCGCATGGAGTTCCTGTGGTGGCCGATCTTTTGTTGAGTGACGTGAAAGAAGAAGAGGCAGAATTCTTGATTTGTCCGGGCGGAATGCCGGGAGCCAAGAATCTGGGAGATTGTACGGCATTGGTGCAAATGATTCAAAAACACTTTGACAAAGGTGGTTACGTGGCGGCTATTTGTGCAGCTCCGGCTTTGGTGTTGAGTAAGATAAAAATGAACAAAAGATATACAATGACTTGCTATCCGGGATTTGAAGAATATTTACCAGAAGCCGAAATGCAACCTCATGGCGTGGTGGTTGATGGCAATGTGATCACGGGCAAAGGTCCGGCATACGCTTTCAAATTCGGTTTGGCTATTTTGGAGCAATTAACTTCCAAAAAAGTGGCTGAAGAAGTTGCGGCTGGAATGTTACTGGATTAACATGAAAAATTGCATTACCCTCTGCATCGTTTTGTTATGTTGCCTGCAAGGGATAGGGCAGAACACGTTGCTCCGGGCGGATGGAAAAGAAATCCGTACCCGGATTGTTCCTCCCAAGGGATATGCGAGGGTAAACGTGAAGGAAGGTTCTTTTGGTGAATACCTGAGGAACCTTCCTTTGCGTTCTCACGGGACTAAAGTGTATTATTTTGATGGCCGGGAAAAATGGAACCGGAGCGTGTACTGTGCCGTGGTGGATATGGAGATCGGTAAGCGGGATTTGCAACAATGTGCCGATGCCGTGATTCGTTTGCGGGCGGAATACCTGTATAAGCATAAAGCGTATGACCGGATACACTTTAATTTCACGAATGGATTCCGTGCCGATTACACGAAATGGGCAGAAGGTTACCGGATCAGCGTGAAAGGAAATCGAGTTTCTTGGTATAAATCCAAAGCAAAAGATTACTCTTATAAAACTTTTAGAGCCTATCTGGACGTGGTGTTCGCTTATGCCGGGACTTTATCTTTGGCGAAGGAATTAACGTCCGTACCGGTGACTTCCATGCAGATCGGGGACGTACTTATTCAAGGCGGTTCACCCGGGCACGCGGTCATCGTGGTCGATATGGCAGAGAATCCCGCAACGGGAGAAAAGTTATATTTGTTGGCCCAAAGCTATATGCCTG
Proteins encoded in this region:
- a CDS encoding DJ-1 family glyoxalase III produces the protein MRKSFLFLADGFEEVEALGVVDVLRRGTIEVKTVSISDKKEVTGAHGVPVVADLLLSDVKEEEAEFLICPGGMPGAKNLGDCTALVQMIQKHFDKGGYVAAICAAPALVLSKIKMNKRYTMTCYPGFEEYLPEAEMQPHGVVVDGNVITGKGPAYAFKFGLAILEQLTSKKVAEEVAAGMLLD
- a CDS encoding ABC transporter permease/M1 family aminopeptidase, giving the protein MNIQHVNIVARYEAKLLRRNIVFLGFVILAMIGISLWQVVNQGGDNVFWYKVAFASSLPFFNVYYYNLVQVLIAVFVSMEVVYRERKREAMEVFLCRPFRNSEYCIGRFWGIFKMFLFVNVCVLSACMCLNVWVIGGPFNMWVYIFYLFTLSVPTLVFVLGCSLAVTEIVKNRSVSVLLLVILGGSVYFYLDEWQFGMFDFWGRNLPNMFSDLTGHPDIQVYLLHRLGYFGLGIAGILVWMASMNRLRDCLEYRRLQWGTGMIVIVGSVVCLLLFRNTIRQRELQAELYRQVYVEYQLKPKVRVVRHDITYEWKDGEMVLDSRMVLQNRNTESLSEIVLYLNPALKIYSMGEEGKKLSFHREQQLVVIERPLLPGDSVTLQLAYRGKIDETICYPDISWENKQSAGKYEPRSRLKGLFNFGVHYAFADERYTLLLPGCLWYPVTVPPVNVISPYVREVNFSEYSLQVKVGEGQQVLSQGISLRKFGNVVFRNEQKLPGISLCIGNYQKKEVQVGDISVEFYYFSDHEEFFEGFTLLGKEMLVKELRSIQERMESGFGRNYPFHKLMLVESPLSFVSFLQFWKTGSDFVQPEMVFFNERGATLPGYVPLYRWKAMIEAREGPLDDSEKIYGVERMRLLACGMLLQQGMYSILPMYYDYTSFLSSATYPAINMLLSEAFALKGRLTVGRSLVRPSDIEVVECLKKKSLREILSDDSLSDKLRVEIFKLQGKNLASILSAFVNPDELYRFSERIASRFQFDEITFDRFAEDFQLELGLDLIPILDRVYQTVGLAILDVRDIRVEQVVTEGYPRYLLSFKVRNISDVDGVITCVADNQTIEELRDVYKNAIPPDLDASLKVQDYVIAAGACKEVKFIMYGDCGYISTNLSANLPREYYIEVVREGISKTCDQCEGIFDIDSNLFHEPGVIIVDNASSQFQLVDSGQPKRLPFFAKEQKKVYKMVFDNVEWTEIITSTSYGIPVQSAFCKLAGEGNGKAIWTVNVQKAGKYEVFFYHQFLSMTGPPVSSVFTGSLLHYRICNEVLDENVVVEADLVPEGWVSLGKFDFSVGEVQVILDDRGGNIRMDAEDQNLNVIVSSTEQSLPKQQLIIADAVKLVRVKE
- a CDS encoding DUF4846 domain-containing protein, coding for MKNCITLCIVLLCCLQGIGQNTLLRADGKEIRTRIVPPKGYARVNVKEGSFGEYLRNLPLRSHGTKVYYFDGREKWNRSVYCAVVDMEIGKRDLQQCADAVIRLRAEYLYKHKAYDRIHFNFTNGFRADYTKWAEGYRISVKGNRVSWYKSKAKDYSYKTFRAYLDVVFAYAGTLSLAKELTSVPVTSMQIGDVLIQGGSPGHAVIVVDMAENPATGEKLYLLAQSYMPAQDIQVLVNPKERDKSPWYTLKRMGNILTPEWRFTSADLKRFKN